The Echeneis naucrates chromosome 10, fEcheNa1.1, whole genome shotgun sequence genome has a window encoding:
- the LOC115050386 gene encoding uncharacterized protein LOC115050386, whose product MTFETKTVGVGEDVKLTCPRQKSDYSANLFWIGLVFGNLPELLGGTYSFDDYRVNKTPHFTTKQEPGTFLLYINETEQSDTGLYYCIKVKGLDMKFLKGTFLRIKGAEPEITTNFQLPPSDPVRPGDSVTLQCSVLFDSEKKTCPGDHSVYWFRAGSDEAHPSFIYAHGNNRDHCKKSPESESTQKCDYFFSKNVSSSDAGTHYCAVATCGEILFGNGTKLEIEENMMDLQRTNTLLLVLCGTLATALIVTVFLLYMKKKTSDCSKAAAALHKNRRQQTSQQRGNNDAWIYSSAIYSVIKTGSCSLKDAKAAERERTFTAMRAFGMDQ is encoded by the exons ATGACCTTTGAGACGAAGACTGTTGGTGTTGGAGAAGACGTGAAGTTGACATGTCCCCGCCAAAAATCTGATTACTCTGCAAATTTATTTTGGATCGGACTTGTTTTTGGAAACTTACCTGAACTCTTGGGAGGAACATATTCATTTGATGATTATCGTGTTAATAAGACTCCTCActttacaacaaaacaagaacctGGAACTTTTCTTCTCTATATTAATGAAACAGAGCAAAGTGACACTGGACTGTACTACTGTATAAAAGTCAAAGGCTTAGATATGAAGTttttaaaaggaacatttctgagGATTAAAG gagcagaacctgagatcaccaccaactttcagcttcctccatctgatccagtccgtccaggagactcagtgactcttcagtgttcggtcctctttgactctgagaagaaaacatgtccaggagatcacagtgtgtactggttcagagctggatcagatgaagctcatcccagtttcatttacgctcatggaaacaatagagatcattgtaaaaagagtcctgagtctgagtccacacagaaatgtgattacttcttctccaagaacgtcagctcctctgatgctgggaCTCATTACTGCGCTGTGGCCACGTgtggagaaattttatttggaaatgggacTAAACTGGAGATTGAAG AGAACATGATGGATCTCCAGAGGACCAACACACTTCTGTTGGTGTTATGTGGTACTTTGGCTACAGCTCTGATTGttactgtcttcctgttgtatatgaagaagaaaacttctgATTGTTCCAAAG ctgctgctgccctgcacaaaaacagacgACAACAGACGAGTCAACAG AGAGGGAACAATGATGCATGGATTTATTCTTCTGCCATCTACAGCGTGATAAAAACTGGAAGTTGTTCATTAAAGGatgcaaaagcagcagagagagagaggacctTCACTGCTATGAGAGCTTTTGGGAtggatcaatga